The genomic segment ggaaaaaaattaaatgttttaataaaaagaatatcaaTAATACTTAGATGAACTTTAATGTTTACAAATCAAATACCTCTTTAATCACATACTgctttttaattaacaattttaaaatcaaatatgAAAGCttctttaatttaaaaccagtttttttttccttaacatactaataatataatgtagAAATATACTCTCAcctattttattgtttaaaaatatgattaaagGTATTAAACAAgaattttctatttaataaattcaaacaatatatatatatttgtaaaaataattttacctttttgttaaattataagtgttaaattattttttttcatttattatcattgtatagagaaaaaaaacttttcattttaattttttttttaataaaaatcatgtctatatatttatttacaaataaacttttttttaattaaatacaaaaaataatatgtttcAATGAAGAAAACTCCACCTTATGTTAGTATAGAAATTTAAAGGGGGAagcaaaataataaaatgtcatGGAAATTAAAGGTAAACTAAAGAAATTAGAAGTATAAATAGTTATAAGAAAATgtcattaatatattttttaacaaattaaataataaagttatttacAAATCAATGAagtatttaattatattaatattttttattcgaTCTATTATATTTACCTCAGGAAATGATGATTGTCTTTTACGTAtgtattttatattcttttttttatataattataatttttttaaaatatattttagcaAAGAATGTTGGTACACAATGTGATAAACCATCAatgatgaaattttattatgatacaaaaacaaaaatttgtcAACCATTTATGTATAAAGGTTGTGatggtaataataatagattTGATACATCtgaaaaatgtaaaaaagcTTGTAGTGGTACAACAACTTCAacaggtaaaaaaaaaattgataaatgtGATTCTGGTATATGGGCAGCTACTGATATAAATGGTGTACAATTGACATGTTCTAATTGTCCAAAAAATTCAACCTGTATTGATGATAAATGTTGTTATGATTCAAATTATGTTTGTAATCTTGATTATGATGCAGGTAAATTTCCAACAGTTGGTAGTCATACACCAAGATACTTTTTTGCTAAAGAATATAATTCATGTATGATATTTACATACTATGGAAGTCAAGGAAACCCAAATAactttgataattttaatgattgtATGCGTTTTTGTAAAGATGTTCGTATTTCCAATgtcaattaatattatttttcttaaaaatc from the Strongyloides ratti genome assembly S_ratti_ED321, chromosome : X genome contains:
- a CDS encoding Proteinase inhibitor I2, Kunitz metazoa domain-containing protein; this translates as MKYLIILIFFIRSIIFTSGNDDCLLPKNVGTQCDKPSMMKFYYDTKTKICQPFMYKGCDGNNNRFDTSEKCKKACSGTTTSTGKKKIDKCDSGIWAATDINGVQLTCSNCPKNSTCIDDKCCYDSNYVCNLDYDAGKFPTVGSHTPRYFFAKEYNSCMIFTYYGSQGNPNNFDNFNDCMRFCKDVRISNVN